In Paenibacillus ihbetae, the following are encoded in one genomic region:
- a CDS encoding discoidin domain-containing protein — translation MMSFNFKRWLSMVLVIALTAGVFPAAGRPASAQGAVPAGNLLMNSDFEAVTAKSTWLNQVAPEHVSEWRAAGNPVFAVDQDVYYSGSRSVSISGTASGTDRGAITLPAAGIEAGKSYLLTGMYKLEQVTDQVVVRFQYKRNGSSSISYAVQGQKGTRDWTRFSHVIHVASDMDASPQGKVEAFLEKSAGTVWFDQLSLREYVPLEEFTLDPQIISLRAGEAGRIQASFAPENASDTFLEWSSSNTVAASVYQTGEVTAHHAGYSVISAASHSSGITRQAVVTVDTPPGLAAEPYAGNVNENGVLDGQLTAADSSGTSGGSVSFELAAAPRHGTVSVSSDGSFRYYPNRDYAGPDSFLFVANGTEGGPAAAAAMIEVLPKDGPPVLDLLWYSTGKNTPLEGRIGRLLSEEAVEWTLAGAPRGEMSLASDGSFTYTPASNDVGYDSFEVTATTASGKSAAGKAYIFVIPDETDLMEKLASSRNEGVHPRVLANAEDFSLTRSLIGKDEYVTAWFEQLKRETDRLLDAEPYGYLPNGGSNSNVRDLLIRTAMMYRLTGDEVYAQRAVQELESAAAFPDWGGRYNNMLSLTYMTLGFTFAYDWLYDAMTEQQRSMVREAVMKHAFSHALSWYRGEFTHNGEFNNINFVDNGSFAVAALAMLGDDEKATQAGLEILRGSYGKLQNTLRFFAEDGSWPEGPHYWQYGTEFLIYKIAAMHNTLGTDYGLAELKGVKASGEYPLHLWGPGGFFNFYDSATPNVHPQTLWMADFYDQPHYAWYAGELTRREGAFSPYYLLFYRPGMFDEQPAGLDRVFTGIESISMRSGWSNLNDAYASIKGFNDTLLSHIDMDAGTFVFDALGERWATDLGMENYSLPGFWDYAGGQRWTYYRKGAQGQNVMVINPRANPVFMQDYDAKAPLVRSESKPRGAFGVIDLTERYPKDAWSYKRGLMLTGDREQLIVQDEFELKSPSELYWFMHTEAEIDVLGSGQEAVLTQNDKKLYVRMLDAPEGAAFRAMKAEPLEGTPNPSGQTVNHGIRKLAVHMEGVTGGRLSLWMVPLTASAPLPEGSPDVRSLDDWTIPDGPLPEKVPLPEAESILVDGVPLAGFDPQRTYYEWTVPYGERSKVPKVEAVSGHEVSVQTAESIPGKTYIDVTDPSRPEVSNRYTIAFTVGPLIGDPPPGFRLPVREVTASAVPQANQGHTPDKTLDGDMITRWTSEGPQWIQYDLGESKQVGAVSIAFFSGNTRKSYFTIDVSVDGAHWERVYAEGISSGLTAEPEVFLFPEVTARYIRINGTGNTSNQWNNYAEVGIFKPMRGNAENSILRDAG, via the coding sequence ATGATGAGCTTCAACTTCAAGCGCTGGCTGTCCATGGTTCTGGTCATCGCGCTTACGGCGGGGGTGTTTCCTGCGGCGGGAAGGCCTGCTTCGGCTCAGGGGGCCGTACCGGCCGGCAATTTGCTAATGAATTCGGACTTTGAAGCCGTAACGGCCAAGTCCACTTGGCTGAACCAGGTCGCGCCGGAGCATGTCAGCGAATGGAGGGCGGCCGGAAACCCGGTGTTTGCGGTGGATCAGGACGTGTATTATAGCGGGAGCCGCTCGGTTTCCATTTCCGGCACCGCTTCCGGCACCGACCGGGGAGCGATTACGCTGCCTGCGGCAGGGATTGAAGCCGGCAAAAGCTACTTGCTCACCGGCATGTATAAGCTCGAGCAGGTGACGGATCAGGTCGTGGTACGCTTTCAGTACAAGCGGAACGGCTCGAGCAGCATCAGCTATGCGGTCCAAGGGCAGAAGGGAACCCGGGATTGGACCCGCTTCAGCCATGTCATCCATGTCGCTTCCGATATGGATGCGAGCCCGCAGGGAAAGGTGGAGGCGTTTCTGGAAAAATCGGCGGGCACAGTATGGTTCGACCAGCTTTCCCTTCGGGAATATGTCCCGCTTGAGGAATTTACGCTCGATCCGCAGATCATCAGCTTGAGAGCGGGCGAAGCCGGACGCATTCAGGCATCCTTTGCACCGGAGAATGCGTCCGATACCTTCCTGGAGTGGAGCTCCTCCAACACGGTCGCGGCATCGGTGTATCAGACGGGAGAAGTAACGGCGCATCATGCGGGTTATTCGGTCATTTCCGCCGCCTCCCACTCGTCGGGCATAACGAGGCAGGCCGTGGTCACGGTAGACACTCCGCCAGGCTTGGCCGCCGAGCCCTATGCGGGCAACGTGAATGAAAACGGCGTCTTGGACGGGCAGCTGACCGCTGCGGACAGCTCCGGCACCTCCGGCGGCTCCGTTTCTTTTGAGCTGGCCGCTGCGCCCCGCCACGGCACGGTAAGCGTCTCTTCCGACGGTTCGTTCCGCTATTACCCGAACCGGGATTACGCCGGCCCGGATTCCTTCCTGTTTGTGGCTAACGGCACGGAGGGAGGGCCTGCCGCTGCGGCGGCCATGATCGAGGTGCTGCCGAAGGACGGGCCGCCCGTGCTTGACCTCCTGTGGTACTCCACCGGGAAGAACACGCCATTAGAAGGGCGGATAGGCCGTCTGCTCTCGGAGGAGGCGGTGGAGTGGACGCTGGCCGGCGCTCCGCGCGGCGAGATGTCCCTCGCTTCGGACGGTTCGTTTACTTATACGCCTGCCTCGAATGATGTGGGCTACGATTCATTTGAAGTGACGGCGACGACGGCGTCGGGCAAATCGGCTGCGGGCAAGGCCTATATCTTTGTTATACCGGATGAGACAGACTTGATGGAGAAGCTTGCATCCAGCCGCAACGAAGGCGTCCATCCGCGCGTTCTGGCGAATGCGGAGGATTTTTCTCTGACCCGCAGCCTGATCGGCAAGGATGAATACGTCACGGCTTGGTTTGAGCAGCTGAAGCGGGAAACAGATCGGCTGCTGGATGCGGAGCCGTACGGTTATCTTCCGAACGGGGGGAGCAACAGCAATGTGCGGGATTTACTGATCCGTACGGCGATGATGTACCGGCTAACCGGGGATGAGGTTTACGCACAGCGGGCCGTGCAGGAACTTGAATCCGCCGCGGCGTTCCCGGATTGGGGAGGCCGCTATAACAATATGCTCTCCTTAACGTATATGACGCTGGGATTTACGTTCGCTTACGACTGGCTGTACGACGCCATGACGGAACAACAGCGGAGCATGGTCCGGGAGGCGGTCATGAAGCATGCGTTCAGTCACGCGCTCTCCTGGTACCGTGGGGAATTCACCCATAACGGGGAGTTCAACAACATCAATTTCGTGGATAACGGCAGCTTTGCCGTTGCGGCGCTAGCCATGCTCGGCGATGACGAGAAAGCGACTCAAGCCGGACTGGAAATTCTCCGGGGGTCCTACGGAAAGCTGCAGAATACGCTTCGATTCTTCGCGGAGGACGGCTCATGGCCTGAAGGGCCGCATTATTGGCAGTACGGTACCGAGTTCCTTATTTATAAGATTGCTGCAATGCATAATACGCTCGGAACCGACTATGGTTTGGCGGAGCTGAAGGGCGTGAAGGCATCGGGGGAATATCCGCTGCATTTATGGGGGCCGGGAGGATTTTTTAACTTTTACGATTCGGCAACGCCGAACGTGCATCCCCAAACGCTCTGGATGGCCGATTTCTACGATCAGCCGCATTACGCCTGGTATGCGGGAGAGCTGACCCGGCGGGAAGGGGCTTTTTCCCCGTACTATCTGCTGTTCTACCGCCCGGGCATGTTTGACGAGCAGCCGGCAGGGCTGGACCGGGTATTTACCGGAATCGAATCGATATCCATGCGCAGCGGCTGGTCCAATCTGAACGATGCGTATGCCTCGATTAAGGGGTTTAACGATACGCTGCTCAGCCATATCGATATGGACGCCGGCACCTTCGTATTTGATGCCTTGGGAGAACGCTGGGCAACCGATCTGGGGATGGAGAATTACAGTCTCCCCGGCTTCTGGGATTATGCCGGCGGTCAACGCTGGACTTATTACCGCAAAGGTGCGCAGGGGCAGAACGTCATGGTCATCAATCCGCGAGCAAACCCTGTGTTTATGCAGGATTACGACGCCAAGGCACCGCTTGTCCGGAGCGAATCCAAGCCTCGCGGCGCATTTGGCGTGATCGACCTGACCGAGCGGTATCCGAAGGATGCATGGTCCTACAAGCGGGGATTGATGCTGACCGGCGATCGCGAGCAACTGATTGTTCAAGACGAGTTCGAGCTCAAGTCGCCGTCCGAGCTGTATTGGTTCATGCACACGGAAGCCGAGATCGATGTGCTCGGCAGCGGACAAGAGGCCGTGTTGACACAGAACGATAAGAAATTGTACGTGCGGATGCTGGACGCTCCGGAGGGAGCGGCGTTTCGTGCGATGAAGGCTGAGCCGCTGGAAGGGACGCCGAATCCTTCGGGGCAAACCGTCAATCACGGCATCCGGAAGCTGGCCGTTCATATGGAGGGCGTGACCGGAGGACGTCTGTCCCTGTGGATGGTTCCGCTGACAGCCTCGGCACCGCTGCCGGAAGGGTCTCCGGACGTCCGCAGCCTCGATGATTGGACGATCCCGGATGGTCCGCTGCCGGAGAAGGTTCCGCTGCCTGAAGCCGAATCCATCCTCGTGGACGGGGTCCCTCTTGCCGGATTTGACCCGCAGCGCACATATTACGAATGGACAGTGCCGTACGGGGAGCGGTCGAAGGTGCCGAAGGTCGAGGCGGTGTCCGGTCATGAGGTTTCGGTCCAGACGGCTGAAAGTATTCCGGGAAAAACCTATATTGACGTGACCGATCCGTCGAGGCCGGAAGTGAGCAACCGATATACGATTGCCTTTACGGTCGGACCTTTGATCGGCGATCCCCCTCCGGGCTTCCGTCTGCCGGTCCGGGAGGTCACGGCCAGCGCAGTCCCGCAGGCGAACCAAGGCCATACGCCCGATAAAACGCTGGACGGAGACATGATTACCCGCTGGACCTCGGAGGGACCGCAGTGGATTCAGTATGACCTTGGGGAGTCCAAGCAGGTTGGAGCGGTATCGATCGCGTTTTTCAGCGGAAATACGAGAAAGTCCTATTTCACTATCGATGTTTCCGTCGATGGTGCTCATTGGGAGCGGGTGTATGCCGAGGGGATCAGCTCGGGACTGACGGCCGAACCGGAGGTGTTCCTTTTTCCGGAAGTCACCGCGAGGTATATCCGCATTAACGGCACGGGCAATACCTCGAATCAATGGAATAATTACGCGGAGGTCGGCATATTCAAGCCGATGAGGGGAAACGCGGAGAACAGCATTTTACGTGATGCAGGTTAA
- a CDS encoding Gfo/Idh/MocA family protein, with product MNRMIGRGGQSLRLGFIGLGKRGKSLLELLVEMPDVEIAAISDLYEDRLEEAARVVTDMGRPAPASCSDYREVIGREDVEAVIIASSWTSHSEIAIAAMQVGKAVASEVGGAASLEECWQLVRAYEATGTPCMLLENCCYGREEMALLHMVRQGVFGELIHCQGAYGHDLRDEVAKGMENRHYRIHNYLHRNGDVYPTHGLGPAAKLLNINRGNRMTKLSSMATKSRGVRDWARRHLGEDHPVARTDMALGDVVTTMIQCANGETILLTHDTSLPRPYSRGGRVQGTRGIWMEDGGVIHLEGRSPLHEWEPFAHYLQEYEHPLWAEYMQDGVRGGHGGMDYLCLRAFVESVLQEREMPIDVYDMASWMAVTALSEQSIELGSAAVAIPDFTNGKWMYREAAEPAGISF from the coding sequence ATGAACAGGATGATCGGCAGGGGAGGACAATCGCTGCGGCTCGGCTTCATCGGTCTGGGCAAGCGCGGCAAAAGTCTGCTCGAGCTGCTTGTAGAAATGCCGGACGTGGAAATTGCGGCCATATCCGATCTTTACGAGGATCGGCTTGAAGAGGCCGCGAGAGTGGTAACCGATATGGGCAGACCTGCCCCAGCCAGCTGCTCGGATTATCGCGAGGTCATCGGTCGCGAGGATGTTGAGGCGGTCATCATCGCCTCATCCTGGACCAGCCACAGCGAGATTGCCATAGCGGCCATGCAGGTCGGCAAGGCCGTGGCGTCGGAAGTGGGGGGAGCCGCTTCCTTGGAGGAATGCTGGCAGCTCGTGCGCGCGTATGAAGCGACCGGCACGCCTTGCATGCTGTTGGAAAACTGCTGTTACGGCCGGGAGGAAATGGCGCTATTGCATATGGTCCGGCAGGGGGTGTTCGGCGAGCTGATCCACTGTCAAGGGGCTTACGGGCATGATCTCCGGGATGAGGTTGCAAAAGGAATGGAGAACCGCCACTATCGCATCCACAATTACTTGCACCGCAACGGCGACGTGTACCCGACGCATGGTCTGGGCCCTGCCGCTAAATTGCTGAATATCAATCGCGGAAACCGGATGACCAAGCTGTCCTCCATGGCGACCAAATCGCGCGGCGTAAGGGATTGGGCCCGCCGGCATTTGGGCGAAGACCATCCCGTGGCGCGGACGGACATGGCCCTTGGCGATGTCGTAACAACCATGATTCAATGTGCGAACGGGGAGACCATTCTGCTGACCCACGATACGTCGCTGCCACGTCCATATTCCCGCGGCGGGCGGGTTCAGGGAACCCGGGGCATCTGGATGGAGGACGGAGGCGTCATTCACCTGGAAGGACGAAGTCCGCTCCATGAGTGGGAACCCTTCGCCCATTACCTTCAGGAATACGAGCATCCGCTGTGGGCCGAATACATGCAAGACGGCGTGCGGGGCGGCCATGGCGGGATGGACTATCTGTGCCTCCGCGCATTTGTGGAGAGTGTTCTTCAGGAAAGGGAGATGCCGATCGACGTCTATGATATGGCGTCCTGGATGGCGGTGACCGCCCTGTCCGAACAATCGATCGAGCTTGGAAGCGCCGCCGTAGCGATCCCGGATTTCACCAACGGGAAATGGATGTACAGGGAAGCGGCGGAGCCCGCCGGCATTTCTTTTTAA
- a CDS encoding bifunctional 3-deoxy-7-phosphoheptulonate synthase/chorismate mutase — protein sequence MSQGRLEQLRSELDSVNLQLLELLSERARLAQEIGQEKQKQGVPNFDPVREKKMLDALVEHNHGPFDNETVRHLFKQIFQASLKLQQVDHKKHLLVSRKKKKEDTLIQLGDTVIGGGTPVMIAGPCSVESYEQVRQVAKALKETGITVMRGGAFKPRTSPYDFQGLGVEGLKILKEVASEFGLKTISEIVDPAHIELACDYIDVIQIGARNMQNFELLKAAGDVKTPVLLKRGLAATIDEFVHAAEYIVSRGNTQVMLIERGIRTYEKATRNTLDISAVPILKQETHLPVLVDVTHSTGRKDILAPCARAALAAGADGVMVEVHPDPATALSDAAQQLNIPEFQDFLDNVRKSGLLPAHSLV from the coding sequence ATGAGTCAAGGACGTTTGGAGCAATTGCGATCGGAGCTGGATTCCGTGAATTTGCAGCTGCTGGAGCTGCTGTCGGAGCGGGCGCGCCTCGCCCAAGAGATCGGGCAGGAGAAGCAGAAGCAGGGAGTGCCGAATTTCGATCCGGTACGCGAGAAAAAAATGCTGGATGCCCTGGTCGAGCACAACCACGGCCCGTTCGACAACGAAACGGTGCGGCATCTGTTCAAGCAGATCTTCCAGGCATCGCTGAAGCTGCAGCAGGTCGACCACAAGAAGCATCTGCTCGTCAGCCGCAAGAAGAAGAAGGAGGACACCTTGATCCAGCTTGGGGATACGGTCATTGGCGGCGGAACGCCGGTCATGATTGCTGGACCATGCTCGGTCGAGAGCTACGAGCAGGTTCGCCAGGTCGCGAAGGCTCTGAAAGAAACGGGCATCACCGTGATGCGCGGCGGGGCGTTCAAGCCGAGAACGTCGCCGTATGATTTCCAAGGCCTGGGCGTCGAGGGGCTTAAAATTTTGAAGGAGGTCGCTTCCGAATTCGGATTGAAAACGATCAGCGAAATCGTGGATCCGGCTCATATCGAGCTTGCCTGCGACTATATCGATGTCATTCAGATCGGCGCCCGGAATATGCAAAATTTCGAGCTGCTCAAAGCAGCGGGCGACGTCAAGACCCCGGTTCTGCTGAAGCGCGGGCTTGCGGCAACGATCGATGAATTCGTGCATGCCGCCGAATACATCGTATCCCGCGGCAATACGCAGGTCATGCTGATCGAGCGCGGAATCCGGACCTATGAGAAGGCCACGAGAAACACGCTGGATATCTCGGCGGTGCCGATCCTCAAGCAGGAAACCCACCTTCCGGTGCTGGTAGACGTTACGCATTCTACGGGACGCAAGGATATTTTGGCTCCTTGTGCAAGAGCGGCCCTCGCTGCCGGCGCGGACGGCGTCATGGTGGAGGTTCATCCCGATCCGGCGACCGCTCTGTCCGATGCGGCTCAGCAGCTGAATATTCCGGAGTTCCAGGACTTCCTGGACAATGTGAGAAAATCCGGCTTGCTGCCGGCACACTCATTGGTATAA
- a CDS encoding MFS transporter, translating to MPLSIYIMGLMIFSMTTSEFMVAGIMPALSAEFQVSVAAIGYLITAYAAGMIVGGPLLTAVLLKVPRKQSFMIVSAIFLAGQVLGAVAPSYEVMMAARIITGLSSAAAFGISLTICFSLVGPSARGRAASIVLGGLMVATAIGLPLAIWIEQHFGWRASFWAVVILLLISGLIGLFTIPSLPKSEKISFREEIGALKNPRLWAAYSTSMLIIGGTFAAFSYFSPILTDLSGFGAEAVPMLLGVYGIATVIGNIVTGRLADHYMMPILTIGLTALTAALVMFGLFVHSPAIAVISVVIVGLVGVPMNPAMATRVTRVADTGSIVTTIHSSVISLGVMVGSSLGGLTIDAGLGLASPLWVGALLAVLGLLSLLPPVRGEGRAKRVTSSH from the coding sequence ATGCCGTTATCCATTTATATTATGGGTCTTATGATTTTCTCCATGACGACCTCCGAGTTCATGGTCGCGGGGATCATGCCTGCACTGTCTGCGGAATTCCAAGTATCGGTGGCAGCGATCGGGTACTTGATCACTGCATATGCCGCGGGGATGATCGTGGGAGGTCCGCTGCTGACCGCTGTCCTGCTGAAAGTGCCGCGAAAGCAATCGTTCATGATCGTCTCCGCCATCTTCTTGGCCGGTCAGGTGCTTGGCGCTGTGGCTCCAAGCTATGAGGTGATGATGGCGGCCCGGATCATTACCGGCCTATCCTCCGCCGCGGCCTTCGGCATATCGCTGACGATCTGCTTCAGCCTGGTGGGCCCGAGTGCCCGAGGACGTGCAGCCTCGATCGTTCTAGGCGGATTGATGGTGGCCACCGCCATCGGCCTGCCGCTTGCAATCTGGATCGAACAGCATTTTGGCTGGCGAGCGAGCTTCTGGGCGGTTGTGATTCTATTGCTCATATCGGGACTTATCGGCCTATTTACGATCCCGTCCCTGCCGAAGTCCGAGAAGATCAGCTTTCGGGAGGAGATTGGCGCGCTTAAGAATCCTAGGCTGTGGGCGGCATACTCCACCAGCATGCTGATCATCGGGGGGACCTTCGCCGCGTTCAGCTATTTTTCCCCGATACTCACCGATCTGTCAGGCTTCGGTGCTGAGGCCGTACCCATGCTGCTCGGCGTTTACGGCATCGCGACGGTCATCGGCAACATCGTTACCGGCAGGCTGGCGGATCATTACATGATGCCGATTCTGACGATTGGCTTGACCGCACTGACCGCTGCGCTCGTGATGTTCGGCCTGTTCGTTCACAGCCCCGCGATCGCCGTGATCTCGGTTGTGATCGTCGGTCTGGTTGGCGTGCCGATGAACCCTGCGATGGCTACCCGGGTAACGCGCGTAGCCGATACGGGATCCATTGTTACGACGATTCACAGCTCGGTAATCAGCTTGGGGGTCATGGTCGGGTCTTCTTTAGGCGGGCTGACAATTGATGCTGGACTGGGCCTGGCTTCACCGCTTTGGGTCGGCGCGT